A part of Paenibacillus donghaensis genomic DNA contains:
- a CDS encoding fructoselysine 6-kinase, giving the protein MRVLGIGDNVVDKYVHLRMMYPGGNALNFSVFAKEEGADAAFLGVFGDDDEARLVENTLQKLEIDISRCRHHSGENGCARVTLENGERVFLGSNEGGVTRLHPIELSEADKEYIRGFDIIHTGLYSHTGHLLSELNALQIPLSFDFSDDFEEEQVERYIGNADFAFFSCSHMTDEETQNYIQSKHRRTGQVLIATRGGERSIVYDGTAFYYQTPEFIHAVDTMGAGDSYITAFLLSMIQDGDIQAAMKEGSRLAAKSCLMEGSFGFGARY; this is encoded by the coding sequence ATGAGAGTATTAGGGATTGGCGATAATGTGGTCGACAAGTATGTTCATCTGCGTATGATGTATCCCGGTGGCAATGCACTCAATTTCAGTGTCTTCGCCAAAGAAGAGGGTGCGGACGCGGCCTTTCTCGGAGTTTTCGGTGATGATGATGAGGCACGGCTTGTGGAGAACACCTTGCAGAAGCTTGAGATAGATATCTCACGCTGCAGACATCACAGCGGTGAGAATGGATGTGCACGTGTAACTCTGGAGAATGGGGAAAGGGTATTTCTGGGCAGCAACGAAGGTGGGGTTACCCGACTTCATCCCATAGAGCTGAGTGAGGCGGATAAGGAATACATCCGTGGGTTCGATATCATCCACACAGGTCTTTACAGTCATACCGGGCATCTGCTTTCTGAGCTGAATGCGCTTCAGATTCCTCTTTCTTTTGATTTCTCCGATGACTTTGAGGAAGAGCAAGTAGAACGTTATATCGGTAATGCCGATTTTGCCTTCTTTTCCTGCAGCCATATGACGGACGAGGAGACTCAGAATTATATTCAATCCAAACACAGAAGGACTGGTCAGGTATTAATTGCAACACGCGGCGGAGAGCGATCTATAGTCTACGATGGAACAGCTTTTTATTATCAAACGCCTGAGTTCATCCATGCTGTGGATACGATGGGGGCAGGGGACTCCTATATTACGGCCTTTTTACTGAGCATGATTCAGGACGGAGATATTCAAGCCGCTATGAAGGAAGGTTCCAGATTAGCTGCCAAGAGCTGTTTAATGGAGGGTTCATTTGGATTCGGAGCCCGTTATTAG
- a CDS encoding MerR family transcriptional regulator — MLSIGEFSKICGVSTKTLRYYAEIGLIHPDQINPENGYRYYSIRQLQKMLMINRLKAYYFSLEEIKDMLEWEEDQSEEKLCAALNRKRKEIQDKLNALEYTLNQLSIDIVNVKKGIPMMSYLDKIEVQLVETRSMNILYTRQMLCSDDYTLGYGRYISGLYEKIAADKLTLRGKPITIYHSPEYNPAGNDTEFALPVEEIVRGTRDLPGGLCAKSVAKGPYSELSSVYAKLREWVEQEGYELVDSPYEIYITDPNQAAAAEDMVTEVYFPVKKRRDLSCEETTGQL, encoded by the coding sequence TTGCTATCGATTGGAGAGTTCTCAAAGATATGCGGAGTATCTACCAAAACGCTTCGGTATTATGCTGAAATCGGATTAATTCATCCGGATCAGATCAATCCTGAGAACGGTTATAGGTATTATTCGATCAGGCAACTTCAGAAGATGCTAATGATCAACCGGTTGAAAGCTTATTACTTCTCACTGGAAGAAATTAAAGACATGCTGGAATGGGAAGAGGATCAATCCGAAGAGAAGCTGTGCGCTGCGCTGAATCGTAAACGAAAGGAGATACAGGATAAGCTAAATGCTCTGGAGTACACTCTGAACCAACTGAGTATAGATATTGTGAATGTGAAGAAAGGGATCCCGATGATGTCATACCTTGACAAGATAGAGGTGCAGCTTGTTGAAACCCGGTCCATGAATATCCTCTATACCCGTCAGATGCTCTGCAGTGATGATTATACGCTGGGCTATGGAAGGTATATAAGCGGGTTATACGAAAAGATTGCTGCCGATAAGCTGACCTTGCGGGGTAAGCCAATCACGATTTATCACAGCCCCGAATACAATCCTGCCGGTAATGATACAGAGTTTGCTCTCCCGGTAGAAGAGATTGTACGAGGAACAAGAGATTTGCCTGGCGGCCTGTGTGCGAAATCTGTGGCAAAAGGTCCTTATTCCGAATTGAGCTCGGTATATGCCAAGCTGAGGGAATGGGTAGAGCAGGAAGGTTATGAGTTGGTGGACTCCCCCTATGAAATATATATCACCGACCCCAATCAAGCCGCCGCTGCTGAGGATATGGTTACCGAGGTGTATTTTCCTGTAAAGAAAAGGAGAGATTTATCATGCGAAGAAACTACTGGCCAACTGTAG
- a CDS encoding SIS domain-containing protein yields the protein MNVHQVIEAIHGKVTKGISEVYFVACGGSLVDMYPSKYFLESEAKKLVAGLYTANEFVHALPKRLGKQSVVIVCSHGGNTPESVAAAKSAKEKGAHTIGLTHNQEAALLNDSDYSFLYEWGDDSDVKNNPMAIILELAVELLHVVEGYAHVDAFQKGLQTINGIINQGKKQVAPRARVFAEKYRNEELYYILTSGASYGHAYGFAICSLMEMQWLHAASIHSGEFFHGPFEVTDKETPFILMINEGRTRELDERAQTFLNQYAEKVEVIDAKELGIGVIADEVVEFFNPVLFYSIICVYREALAEVRNHPLETRRYMGKVAY from the coding sequence ATGAATGTACATCAGGTTATTGAAGCTATTCATGGAAAAGTGACTAAGGGGATTTCAGAAGTGTATTTTGTAGCTTGCGGTGGTTCGCTGGTCGATATGTATCCCTCCAAGTATTTTCTTGAAAGCGAAGCGAAGAAGCTGGTAGCGGGTCTATATACGGCGAATGAGTTTGTTCATGCCTTGCCTAAACGTCTGGGTAAGCAATCGGTAGTAATCGTTTGTTCTCACGGCGGAAATACTCCGGAATCGGTGGCTGCTGCTAAATCGGCCAAAGAAAAGGGAGCCCACACCATTGGCTTAACTCATAATCAGGAAGCCGCGTTGCTGAATGATTCCGATTATTCCTTCCTGTATGAATGGGGTGATGACAGTGACGTCAAAAATAATCCGATGGCGATCATTCTGGAGCTCGCTGTTGAATTATTGCATGTGGTCGAAGGTTATGCGCATGTTGACGCTTTTCAAAAAGGATTGCAAACCATTAACGGTATTATTAACCAAGGCAAAAAGCAGGTTGCTCCACGTGCCCGTGTATTTGCCGAGAAGTACCGCAACGAAGAATTATACTATATCCTGACGAGCGGAGCTTCCTATGGTCATGCTTATGGATTTGCGATCTGCTCTCTGATGGAAATGCAGTGGCTTCATGCTGCGTCTATCCACTCCGGCGAATTCTTCCATGGTCCCTTCGAAGTGACAGATAAAGAAACTCCTTTTATCTTAATGATTAATGAAGGCCGCACCCGTGAGCTGGATGAACGAGCACAGACCTTCCTGAACCAATATGCTGAAAAAGTCGAAGTCATTGATGCTAAAGAGCTTGGTATTGGTGTTATTGCCGACGAAGTCGTGGAATTCTTTAATCCGGTACTGTTCTACAGCATTATCTGCGTCTACCGCGAGGCTCTGGCAGAAGTAAGAAATCATCCGCTGGAAACCCGCCGTTATATGGGGAAAGTAGCCTACTGA
- a CDS encoding RrF2 family transcriptional regulator: MAYSTALSHGISILLYVHGITEENCCNYLSTKVISEQLNIPVPTTVKVIRNLNNAGLTVAKEGAKGGILLAKPLAEISLLDVFLAVEPGRTLFKLHTEVAVQGMKVDAVIHKVSDRLQAAETAMQDYLRQVQLTDLLE; the protein is encoded by the coding sequence ATGGCGTATTCAACAGCGTTATCGCATGGAATCTCAATATTACTGTATGTCCATGGAATCACTGAGGAGAACTGCTGTAACTACTTATCGACCAAAGTGATCTCTGAACAATTAAATATTCCTGTGCCGACCACGGTTAAAGTGATCCGTAATCTTAACAATGCCGGGCTTACCGTCGCCAAAGAAGGCGCCAAGGGAGGCATACTTCTGGCCAAGCCATTAGCTGAGATTAGCTTGCTGGATGTTTTTTTAGCAGTGGAGCCTGGAAGAACATTGTTCAAGCTTCATACAGAGGTAGCTGTACAGGGAATGAAAGTGGACGCAGTGATACACAAGGTAAGTGACAGGCTGCAGGCAGCGGAAACAGCGATGCAGGATTATTTGAGGCAGGTACAGCTAACGGATTTGTTGGAGTAG
- a CDS encoding amidohydrolase, whose amino-acid sequence MRAVEHGFAERLLMSSAVFTGLEDDASPGFIALQGERIAAIGNPAEAAAWIGPETLVHNLGDAFIMSGVHDNHVFFTGYMSLHRGVDLTNAVSIEDALQLLIQEAERLPSDQNVYAYGWSRSLWGKNPDQSLLDKAFPERAVIAMNLTKNYCWMNQMAQDKYHFTPDHCSAEERAELLHEMMQDRELVEKEFRNFARMLAKQGVTSIKDIGFDQHNGLLPILEELEAAGEMQMRVHFALEPVLQPIDIPTGIQYKERYQGEHLRFQGFKLMVDGVVADHTGDMLEPYADMAGVTTVRPVDYDAIEAAVFEAGSHGIKCCLTAEGDAAIRRAVDIIENCQQKNGNHSIRHSISDLEYPHPDDLIRMGKNGIFAEVYAQILLLNPSYEEAYMADVAGKANEGRFYDYKSMLNANIPITIGTDLPLFITSVPDSLYAASIRLFPDGSPPGGWYPEQGMPAFEVLKAWTLNGARHCGMEESTGTLEAGKYADIAVFDRNLLQTAATDIRDAQVILTIAAGQITYSVSRKEG is encoded by the coding sequence ATGAGAGCAGTTGAACATGGTTTTGCAGAAAGGTTATTAATGTCTAGCGCCGTGTTTACGGGATTAGAGGACGATGCTTCACCTGGGTTCATAGCTCTGCAAGGTGAACGTATCGCCGCAATCGGCAATCCAGCAGAAGCAGCAGCCTGGATCGGACCGGAGACGCTTGTCCATAATCTGGGGGATGCGTTCATTATGTCTGGTGTGCATGATAATCATGTATTTTTTACCGGTTATATGTCCTTGCACCGTGGAGTGGATCTGACGAATGCCGTTTCGATCGAGGATGCCTTGCAATTGCTTATACAAGAAGCGGAACGGCTGCCTTCGGATCAAAATGTATACGCTTACGGTTGGAGCCGAAGTCTATGGGGGAAGAATCCGGATCAAAGTTTATTGGATAAAGCTTTTCCTGAGCGGGCTGTTATTGCCATGAATCTGACGAAGAATTATTGTTGGATGAACCAAATGGCCCAGGATAAATATCATTTCACACCTGATCATTGCAGTGCTGAGGAACGTGCCGAATTGCTTCATGAGATGATGCAGGATCGGGAATTAGTTGAAAAAGAGTTTCGAAACTTCGCCCGGATGCTTGCCAAACAAGGCGTAACCTCCATAAAAGATATAGGCTTTGACCAACACAATGGTTTATTGCCGATTCTTGAAGAACTGGAAGCCGCAGGGGAAATGCAGATGCGGGTTCATTTCGCTCTGGAACCCGTGCTGCAACCGATTGATATTCCCACCGGTATCCAATACAAAGAACGCTATCAAGGCGAGCATCTGCGCTTTCAAGGATTCAAGCTGATGGTAGACGGCGTTGTGGCTGATCATACAGGGGATATGTTAGAGCCTTACGCTGATATGGCAGGAGTAACAACTGTGCGGCCCGTTGACTATGACGCGATTGAAGCTGCAGTGTTTGAAGCGGGCAGCCACGGAATCAAGTGCTGTCTTACGGCTGAAGGAGATGCAGCGATTCGCAGGGCGGTTGATATCATCGAGAATTGCCAGCAAAAAAACGGGAATCATTCGATAAGACATTCCATTAGTGATTTGGAATATCCTCATCCCGATGATTTAATACGCATGGGGAAAAACGGGATTTTCGCCGAGGTATATGCTCAGATCCTGCTGCTAAATCCCTCCTATGAGGAGGCTTATATGGCGGATGTGGCCGGAAAAGCTAATGAAGGCAGGTTCTATGACTACAAGTCCATGCTGAATGCGAATATCCCCATTACCATAGGTACTGATTTACCTTTATTTATAACTAGTGTTCCTGATTCGTTATACGCGGCCTCCATTCGATTGTTTCCTGATGGGTCACCGCCGGGAGGCTGGTATCCTGAACAGGGTATGCCAGCCTTTGAAGTATTAAAGGCGTGGACGCTTAATGGTGCCAGACATTGCGGTATGGAAGAGAGCACCGGAACTTTAGAAGCGGGGAAATATGCCGATATTGCTGTATTTGACCGTAATCTTCTGCAAACAGCAGCAACTGATATTAGAGATGCACAGGTGATATTGACGATTGCTGCCGGGCAAATTACCTACAGCGTTTCCAGGAAGGAGGGATAG
- a CDS encoding GntR family transcriptional regulator, which translates to MLNAEHAVPLYVQLKKAVQSAIANGTFNQGDKIPTEIELSETYNVSRITVRKAIEELVSEGYLTKRQGKGTYVNRPKIGRKIDHIISFTAACKANGVSSHSIVTERKKLKADPDTAERLQIQSNEPMLYIQRKRYAGEQPLMLENNYYPFDKFAFLMEANLEGSIYELLRNHYNIDPNQPGETILQIALADEHQAKLLEIPIGQPLFFMNTIIYDQYSKPVHVGKQYIIGDRYQFTL; encoded by the coding sequence ATGTTAAATGCAGAACACGCGGTGCCTCTATACGTTCAACTGAAAAAAGCGGTTCAATCCGCAATTGCTAACGGAACCTTTAATCAAGGGGATAAAATACCTACTGAGATTGAGCTTAGCGAGACCTATAATGTCAGCCGGATTACTGTACGGAAAGCTATAGAGGAATTGGTGAGTGAGGGATATCTGACAAAACGGCAGGGGAAGGGTACTTATGTGAATAGGCCCAAGATAGGCCGGAAGATTGATCATATCATCAGTTTTACGGCTGCCTGCAAAGCTAACGGGGTTTCATCGCATAGCATAGTCACGGAAAGAAAAAAGTTGAAAGCCGATCCAGATACCGCTGAGCGGCTGCAAATACAGTCGAATGAGCCTATGCTGTATATTCAACGAAAAAGATATGCTGGCGAACAACCGCTAATGCTGGAAAATAACTATTATCCGTTTGATAAATTCGCTTTTTTAATGGAAGCAAATCTTGAAGGATCGATCTATGAACTGCTGCGGAACCATTATAATATTGATCCCAACCAGCCGGGAGAGACGATATTGCAAATTGCCTTGGCTGACGAGCATCAGGCCAAATTGCTGGAGATTCCGATTGGACAACCCCTATTCTTCATGAATACAATTATTTATGACCAGTATAGCAAGCCGGTTCATGTCGGTAAGCAGTACATTATCGGTGACCGTTATCAATTTACTTTGTGA
- a CDS encoding serine hydrolase domain-containing protein — protein sequence MRRNYWPTVEWQAAAPATMRMDAEKLAELDPLIQSEYSNINGIVVVKAGYIAYEQYYNGYGPDDTHHVASVTKSIISALIGIAIDAGYITNVEQKVLDFFPEYVPDAADRQKRDITIRHLLTMTAPYPFEDWHEPLDKLCTQPDWVQYTLDMLGQQGTIGAFKYSTAGAHLLSAILTRSTGRSAREFANEHLFQPIGMKEIPDDEMQSFGFEDLFGVHVKGWVHDPGGNSTGGWGLTLSPRDMARFGFLYLNHGLWDNKQMISGSWIDASTTMNPNTYGYLWWLREEDGVSAYQALGDGGNVICCIPEQDLVIAIASEFVPNPRDRWTLIKELISAYP from the coding sequence ATGCGAAGAAACTACTGGCCAACTGTAGAATGGCAAGCGGCAGCTCCGGCAACCATGAGAATGGACGCGGAGAAGCTTGCAGAGCTTGACCCTCTGATCCAATCCGAGTACAGCAATATAAACGGAATTGTGGTGGTGAAAGCAGGATATATTGCTTATGAACAATATTATAATGGCTACGGCCCGGATGATACGCACCATGTGGCTTCTGTAACGAAAAGTATCATATCTGCCCTGATCGGTATCGCCATTGATGCGGGATATATTACAAATGTTGAGCAGAAGGTGCTGGACTTCTTCCCTGAATATGTTCCCGATGCTGCGGACAGGCAGAAACGGGACATTACCATACGCCATCTCCTCACAATGACCGCACCCTATCCCTTTGAGGACTGGCATGAACCGCTGGACAAGCTGTGTACCCAACCGGACTGGGTGCAATATACGCTGGATATGCTGGGCCAACAAGGAACGATTGGAGCATTCAAGTATTCTACTGCAGGAGCACATCTGTTGTCAGCCATCCTCACGCGCAGCACCGGCAGAAGTGCCCGTGAGTTTGCCAACGAACATTTATTTCAACCGATAGGCATGAAAGAAATCCCGGATGATGAGATGCAATCCTTTGGATTCGAGGATTTATTCGGGGTCCATGTGAAAGGGTGGGTACATGACCCCGGCGGCAACTCCACAGGGGGATGGGGGCTTACGCTAAGTCCCCGGGATATGGCCCGTTTTGGTTTTCTGTATCTGAACCATGGCCTGTGGGATAATAAACAGATGATTTCGGGGAGCTGGATTGACGCTTCAACAACAATGAACCCCAATACATACGGTTATCTATGGTGGTTACGTGAGGAGGACGGAGTTTCCGCATACCAAGCCCTGGGCGATGGCGGCAATGTTATTTGCTGCATTCCGGAGCAAGACCTCGTCATTGCTATTGCATCAGAGTTCGTCCCCAATCCTCGGGATAGGTGGACATTGATTAAGGAACTGATTAGCGCATACCCATGA